From Watersipora subatra chromosome 2, tzWatSuba1.1, whole genome shotgun sequence, one genomic window encodes:
- the LOC137388174 gene encoding uncharacterized protein has translation MRSNSQYSLEPYDIPEYPMQSVSMGIFHLDGNDYLVTVDRYSKWPACYQLKTSRSLEVIDLLKRQFIDFGRPETLVSDNGSYFTSYEFKCFIEDNDVKHITSSPYHSRSNGLAERMNQTIKNSLRKALISGQTLCDVLATFLSTPLGDQLPSPAFLLQARNLRGQLHCLPHQLKPQGLHLGEIHSRFVKRQSQAVFQNNTATLPTEYCVGMKVWCKLGHRRWAEGVIVEHPETPRSYYIKLSDGKVFRRNIKALRPNRSSHAYNKTSINDHIYKQQRLVESTNSDKNLVPVQSAQQSQLAVVPNSVDQSGTATPALTGATNPNQMSSSFSSVVIRSGRVSKPPTRLGFS, from the coding sequence ATGAGATCGAACAGTCAATATAGCCTTGAACCATATGATATACCAGAATACCCTATGCAGTCGGTTAGTATGGGCATTTTCCACCTCGATGGCAACGATTATTTGGTAACAGTAGATCGATACTCGAAGTGGCCAGCCTGCTATCAATTAAAAACTTCTCGGTCTTTAGAAGTCATAGATTTACTAAAAAGGCAGTTCATCGACTTTGGTCGGCCTGAAACCTTGGTCAGTGACAATGGGTCATATTTCACATCTTATGAATTTAAATGCTTCATTGAGGATAATGACGTTAAACACATAACTTCCTCTCCCTATCATTCACGCTCCAACGGGTTGGCCGAACGCATGAATCAAACCATCAAAAACAGCCTCAGAAAGGCGTTGATATCTGGTCAGACATTGTGTGATGTTTTGGCCACATTCCTGTCAACTCCATTGGGTGACCAACTCCCATCTCCAGCATTTTTGCTACAGGCTCGAAATTTAAGAGGACAATTACATTGCCTACCCCACCAACTCAAGCCCCAAGGGCTACATCTAGGGGAAATACACAGCCGCTTTGTTAAAAGACAATCACAAGCTGTATTTCAGAACAACACAGCTACCCTTCCCACTGAGTATTGCGTAGGAATGAAAGTTTGGTGTAAACTAGGCCATAGAAGGTGGGCAGAAGGTGTTATTGTTGAACACCCGGAAACGCCTCGAAGTTACTACATCAAATTATCGGATGGCAAAGTTTTCAGGCGCAACATAAAGGCTCTGAGACCTAACCGATCTTCTCATGCCTATAATAAAACCTCGATTAATGATCACATTTATAAACAACAGAGACTCGTTGAAAGTACTAATTCTGATAAAAATTTGGTTCCGGTCCAGTCTGCTCAGCAAAGTCAGTTAGCTGTTGTTCCCAATTCTGTTGACCAGAGTGGCACCGCCACTCCTGCATTGACAGGTGCAACCAATCCTAATCAAATGAGTTCAAGCTTTTCCTCAGTTGTCATTAGGTCGGGAAGAGTGTCTAAGCCACCCACTCGTTTAGGTTTTTCTTGA